A DNA window from Anaerobaca lacustris contains the following coding sequences:
- a CDS encoding division/cell wall cluster transcriptional repressor MraZ, with protein sequence MLLLTGEYQHVVDGKGRVLVSNKLRNQIDADEHGSNFYLVLGANGVLCLYPERYFEQIVLSVAPGATAPDEAVAFERISFALASKIELDGQGRILLSDKLRKRAGLKDDITLVGVRDHIELWNSEDWEQYLSDHMGQYQKQMTQARQFVLQKQHKEL encoded by the coding sequence ATGCTGTTATTAACAGGCGAATACCAGCACGTTGTCGACGGCAAGGGACGTGTGCTCGTCAGCAACAAGCTGCGGAACCAGATCGACGCCGACGAGCATGGCAGCAACTTCTATCTCGTACTCGGCGCCAACGGCGTGTTGTGTCTGTACCCGGAGCGCTATTTCGAGCAGATCGTGCTGTCGGTGGCCCCGGGGGCGACGGCCCCCGACGAGGCGGTCGCCTTCGAGCGGATCAGCTTCGCCCTGGCCAGCAAGATCGAGCTCGACGGCCAGGGCCGCATCCTGCTCAGCGACAAACTGCGCAAGCGGGCGGGCCTCAAGGACGACATCACGCTGGTCGGCGTCCGCGACCATATCGAGCTGTGGAACAGCGAAGATTGGGAACAGTACCTGTCGGACCACATGGGCCAGTACCAGAAGCAGATGACTCAGGCCCGGCAGTTCGTGCTGCAGAAACAACACAAGGAGCTTTAA
- a CDS encoding peptidoglycan D,D-transpeptidase FtsI family protein, whose amino-acid sequence MRTGQADNSGPTTAESADARRERITITAVGSVVVLAFLGLGWRCYHLQYAAADHYTQLSLRQQCAYLPLEPQRGAILDSRGRVLAASNQIRTVFVDPMIVDDPKETASALASILDEPAHEICKMILDRAGSRYAPIAAGIDAGQAEAARAIRGVGIQYGWQRHYPMGRLASHMIGYISADNRGLGGIEYEFDRELRGEGARHVFFVDVQRRPLSFAVGQRSGDNGMPTNGDSVILTIDTTIQQFVREELLKQHKAFESQAALAVVADPRSGAILAMVSLPDFDPAQSGRTDPNHFLNRVLTDQYEPGSIIKPFTAAIALDTGVVNTHETIFCEHGNYRGRGFGRIGEYRQGFGDLTLREILQNSSNIGMAKLGQRMGAERLYEGLTLFGFGKRIGIDLPGEGEGLLRPPSEWTGYSITRIPFGQEISVTAMQLVRALCMLANGGRLVRPHVIRAIVEPDGSVIDVRPPALRVGYVIKPEVARWIVQDAMTAVVNDGTGRRAQLDRWQVFGKTGTAQLARSDGRGYEERAYVASFMGGAPAEDPRIVVLVSYRRPNYALRKGYTGGTIAAPVAGAIIERTLTYLEGPQKPADSETIARAGRP is encoded by the coding sequence ATGCGAACGGGGCAGGCAGACAATTCGGGTCCCACCACGGCCGAGAGCGCCGATGCACGGCGCGAGCGGATCACCATTACGGCGGTCGGCTCTGTGGTCGTTCTGGCGTTTCTGGGCCTGGGCTGGCGTTGCTACCATCTTCAATATGCCGCGGCCGACCACTACACGCAGTTGAGCCTTCGCCAGCAGTGCGCCTATCTGCCGCTGGAGCCGCAGCGCGGCGCGATCCTGGACTCTCGCGGGCGCGTGCTGGCGGCCAGCAACCAGATTCGCACGGTCTTCGTCGATCCGATGATTGTCGACGACCCGAAGGAGACGGCCAGCGCCCTGGCGTCGATTCTCGATGAGCCGGCGCACGAGATATGCAAGATGATCCTGGACCGGGCGGGGTCGCGCTATGCGCCGATCGCCGCGGGCATCGACGCCGGGCAGGCGGAGGCGGCGCGAGCGATTCGCGGTGTTGGCATCCAGTACGGCTGGCAACGGCACTATCCGATGGGCCGGCTGGCCTCGCACATGATCGGCTATATCAGCGCCGACAATCGCGGACTTGGGGGCATCGAATATGAGTTCGACCGCGAGCTGCGCGGCGAGGGGGCCCGGCACGTCTTCTTCGTCGATGTGCAGCGGCGTCCGCTGTCGTTTGCCGTCGGACAGCGCAGCGGCGACAACGGCATGCCCACCAACGGCGACAGCGTCATCCTGACGATCGACACCACGATCCAGCAGTTCGTCCGAGAAGAGCTGCTCAAGCAGCACAAGGCGTTCGAGTCGCAGGCGGCCCTGGCGGTGGTGGCCGACCCGCGTTCGGGGGCGATCCTGGCGATGGTCTCGCTGCCCGACTTCGACCCGGCGCAGTCGGGGCGGACCGATCCGAACCATTTTCTGAACCGGGTGCTGACGGACCAGTACGAGCCGGGCAGCATCATCAAGCCGTTCACCGCCGCGATCGCCCTGGACACGGGGGTGGTCAACACGCACGAGACGATCTTCTGCGAGCACGGCAACTATCGCGGCCGGGGGTTCGGGCGGATCGGGGAGTATCGCCAGGGGTTCGGCGACCTGACCCTGCGCGAGATCCTCCAGAATTCGAGCAATATCGGCATGGCCAAGCTGGGCCAGCGGATGGGCGCCGAGCGGCTTTATGAGGGCCTGACCCTGTTCGGGTTCGGCAAGCGGATCGGGATCGACTTGCCGGGCGAGGGCGAGGGACTGCTTCGGCCGCCGTCGGAGTGGACCGGCTACAGCATCACCCGCATTCCGTTCGGGCAGGAGATCTCGGTCACCGCCATGCAGCTCGTGCGGGCGCTGTGCATGCTGGCCAACGGCGGGCGTCTGGTGCGTCCGCACGTGATCCGGGCGATCGTCGAGCCGGACGGCTCGGTGATCGATGTCCGGCCGCCGGCCCTGCGCGTCGGCTACGTCATCAAGCCGGAGGTTGCCAGGTGGATCGTTCAGGACGCCATGACCGCCGTGGTCAACGACGGCACCGGCCGAAGGGCGCAGCTCGACCGGTGGCAGGTCTTCGGAAAGACGGGCACCGCCCAACTGGCCCGCAGCGACGGTCGCGGGTACGAGGAGCGGGCCTACGTCGCCTCGTTCATGGGCGGCGCGCCGGCCGAGGACCCACGGATCGTCGTACTCGTCTCCTATCGGCGGCCCAACTACGCGTTGCGCAAGGGCTACACCGGCGGCACCATCGCGGCCCCCGTCGCCGGCGCGATCATCGAACGGACCCTGACCTATCTCGAAGGCCCCCAGAAACCCGCCGACAGCGAAACCATCGCCCGCGCCGGCCGCCCCTGA
- the rsmH gene encoding 16S rRNA (cytosine(1402)-N(4))-methyltransferase RsmH gives MDRADVEHVPVLAGPLAEQIDLPQDGVMVDATVGHGGHSLLFGATLGPEGTLLGLDVDPLSLQRARERLARLACKVVLIQSNFAALAERLGELGVEKVDFILADLGFNSAQLADDEIGLSFRAEDMPLDMRIDESLTTTAADIVNGYDEKSLADLIFEYGQDRASRRIARTIVRRRQQERITTTGQLVEIVCSAMRTPGGKHRPRKHPATRTFQALRIAVNRELENLDRLLASAPRLLNPGGRLAVISFHSLEDGRVKWDFKRNQQAGVYRLLTKKPIVADAQEIAANRRARSAKLRIAEKCGV, from the coding sequence GTGGATCGTGCGGACGTCGAACATGTTCCGGTTCTCGCCGGACCATTGGCCGAACAGATAGACTTACCTCAGGATGGGGTGATGGTCGATGCGACCGTTGGACACGGAGGTCATAGTCTTCTGTTCGGTGCAACTCTGGGCCCCGAAGGGACGCTTCTGGGCCTGGACGTCGATCCGCTTTCGCTTCAACGGGCCCGTGAGCGACTGGCGAGACTCGCCTGCAAGGTCGTCCTGATCCAATCCAATTTCGCGGCGCTGGCCGAGCGTTTGGGCGAATTGGGCGTGGAGAAGGTGGACTTCATTCTGGCCGACCTGGGGTTCAACTCGGCCCAACTGGCCGACGACGAAATCGGCCTGAGTTTTCGAGCCGAGGATATGCCGCTGGATATGAGAATTGACGAAAGCTTAACGACGACGGCGGCCGATATAGTGAATGGATACGACGAGAAATCCCTGGCCGACCTGATCTTCGAATACGGGCAGGATCGGGCTTCCCGGCGTATCGCCAGGACCATCGTTCGGCGGCGACAACAGGAACGGATCACCACGACGGGTCAGTTGGTGGAAATCGTTTGCAGCGCCATGAGAACACCTGGGGGCAAGCATCGGCCGAGAAAGCACCCGGCCACACGGACGTTCCAGGCGCTGCGGATTGCGGTCAATCGTGAGTTGGAGAACCTGGATCGGCTGCTCGCCTCGGCTCCGCGATTGCTGAACCCCGGCGGCCGGCTGGCCGTCATCAGCTTTCACAGCCTCGAAGACGGGCGGGTCAAATGGGATTTCAAACGGAACCAGCAGGCAGGGGTATACCGCCTGTTGACCAAGAAACCCATCGTCGCCGACGCGCAGGAAATCGCCGCGAATCGGCGGGCGCGAAGCGCGAAACTGAGAATCGCAGAGAAGTGTGGCGTTTGA
- a CDS encoding LysM peptidoglycan-binding domain-containing protein, translated as MTSDAKIGLLLGLVFIFVIAFIINGLPNFGDRAEATPVMHVSSENFGVVDQARNAQERLDWQGILEQEGQDLPPAAAAPSGSSATLSETTAASESGEVRRVYTLDELVGGVSGKIQEVVKGLLEPVPPEETTARMDLPIELPQAETAQTRPAETAAARSTTPAPAAAPTQKPAPAAATPQRIYVVEDGDVLATVAKKAYGLEEGNRLVNVNRIFEANRDKLKSPDEIVVGQKLVIPPLPGAKPDVTLSQAVFEKVEQIGKRNVAEVQAPKPAGTVYVVQDGDSLWKIASGQLGNGARWEEIVKLNTDTLKSKDATLVIGMQLRLPPK; from the coding sequence ATGACGTCAGACGCGAAGATCGGCTTGCTCCTGGGACTGGTGTTCATCTTTGTCATCGCCTTCATCATCAACGGGCTGCCGAATTTCGGCGACCGGGCGGAGGCGACTCCAGTGATGCACGTTTCGAGCGAGAACTTCGGCGTTGTCGACCAGGCCCGCAACGCTCAGGAGCGGCTGGACTGGCAGGGCATCCTGGAGCAGGAAGGCCAGGATCTGCCGCCGGCTGCGGCGGCGCCGTCGGGCTCGTCCGCGACGTTGTCGGAGACCACGGCGGCCTCCGAGTCGGGTGAGGTTCGCCGCGTCTATACGCTCGACGAGCTGGTCGGGGGCGTCTCGGGCAAGATCCAGGAGGTGGTCAAGGGCCTGCTGGAGCCGGTCCCGCCGGAAGAGACGACGGCCCGGATGGACCTGCCGATCGAGTTGCCTCAGGCCGAGACGGCGCAGACCAGGCCGGCCGAGACGGCTGCGGCGCGGTCCACGACGCCCGCGCCAGCCGCGGCGCCGACGCAGAAGCCGGCCCCGGCCGCCGCGACACCTCAGAGAATCTACGTGGTCGAGGACGGCGACGTCCTGGCCACGGTGGCCAAGAAGGCCTATGGACTCGAGGAGGGCAACCGGCTGGTCAACGTCAATCGCATCTTCGAAGCCAATCGCGATAAGCTCAAGTCGCCCGACGAGATTGTCGTCGGCCAGAAGTTGGTCATTCCGCCGCTGCCCGGCGCCAAACCCGACGTGACCCTGTCTCAGGCTGTGTTCGAGAAGGTCGAGCAGATCGGCAAGCGGAATGTGGCCGAGGTCCAGGCCCCCAAGCCCGCCGGGACCGTCTACGTCGTCCAGGACGGCGACAGCCTGTGGAAGATCGCCAGCGGCCAGCTCGGCAACGGTGCGCGATGGGAGGAGATCGTCAAGCTCAATACGGATACGCTCAAGAGCAAGGACGCCACCCTCGTGATTGGCATGCAGTTGAGGCTGCCCCCGAAGTAG